The window GAGGAGTTCTAATCCACATGATAGGTATAATAGGTGGTTCTGGATTTTACTCTTTTCTGGAAAATTTTAAGGAAATCGAGATGGAAACACCTTATGGTAAACCAAGTGATAAAATAGCAATTTCCATGGTGGAAGGAAAAGAAGTTGCGTTTATTCCGAGACATGGTAAAAAGCATATTTATCCCCCACACAAAGTTCCATACAAAGCAAACATATATGCATTAAAACAACTTGGTGTTGACAGGATTATATCCACAACAGCTTGTGGGAGTCTAAAAAAAGAAATTTCACCAGGTGATTTCGTGATTGTTGACCAATTTGTTGACAGAACATGGGGACGAGAGGACACATTTTCGGATATTGGAAATGTAAAGCACACCTCAATGGCACAGCCTTATGATGAGCAGATGAGAGAAATTGCAATTAATGTTTTAGAAGAACTTGGATATAGATTTCATAAAAAAGGTACATGTGTAGTTATTCAGGGACCGCGATTTTCTACTTTAGCTGAGAGCAGATGGTATTCTAAAATGGGATTTGACGTTATTGGAATGACTCAATATCCTGAAGTTGTTTTGGCAAATGAACTTGGAATAAAGTATTTAAATGTAACTCTTGTGACGGACTATGATGCGGGTTTAGAAGATGACCCGGGTGTAAAACCTGTTTCGCATGAAGAGGTTTTGAGAGTGTTTTCAGAAAATATAGAAAAGCTAAAAAAGGTTGTCATTGAAATAATAAAAAGAATATAAAGACAGGTGGGACAGGGATATGGAGTATATTTTGCAAATCAAAGGTATTTCTAAGAGGTTTGGTAATATTCAAGCAAACGATAATGTGTATTTAGATGTTAAAAAAGGTGAGGTACATGCCATACTTGGAGAAAATGGTGCTGGAAAGTCTACTTTAATGAATATAATCTATAGTCTTTATACTCCTGATTCTGGTGAGATATATTTTGAAGGGCAAAAACTTGAGGTCAAAGGACCTCATGAAGCAATTGAAAAAGGAATAGGAATGGTTCATCAGCATTTTATGTTGATACCTGTATTTACGGTGGCTGAAAATATTGTTTTGGGATTTGAGCCAAAAGGTTTTAGGTTTAATGTTCAAGAAGCTGAGAAGAAAATTCTTGAGATTTCGAAGAAATACAATTTAGAAATTGACCCAAAAGCAAAAGTTGGAGATTTAAGTGTAGGTATGCAACAAAGAGTAGAGATATTAAAGGCTTTTTATAGAGATGCAAGGCTTTTGATACTTGATGAACCAACAGCAATGCTAACACCCCAAGAGACAAGAGAGCTTTTTAAAATTATAAATAACCTCAAAGCTCAGGGAATATCCATACTGTTTATAAGCCACAAGCTTGATGAGGTTATGGAAATTTCAGATAGAGTAACTGTTATGAGAAGAGGAAAGACAATAAATACCTTGAATACAAAAGAAACCAACGAACAGGAACTTGCAAATTTGATGGTTGGAAGAGAAGTTAAACTTGTTGTTG is drawn from Caldicellulosiruptor diazotrophicus and contains these coding sequences:
- a CDS encoding S-methyl-5'-thioadenosine phosphorylase encodes the protein MIGIIGGSGFYSFLENFKEIEMETPYGKPSDKIAISMVEGKEVAFIPRHGKKHIYPPHKVPYKANIYALKQLGVDRIISTTACGSLKKEISPGDFVIVDQFVDRTWGREDTFSDIGNVKHTSMAQPYDEQMREIAINVLEELGYRFHKKGTCVVIQGPRFSTLAESRWYSKMGFDVIGMTQYPEVVLANELGIKYLNVTLVTDYDAGLEDDPGVKPVSHEEVLRVFSENIEKLKKVVIEIIKRI